A genomic stretch from Coffea arabica cultivar ET-39 chromosome 10c, Coffea Arabica ET-39 HiFi, whole genome shotgun sequence includes:
- the LOC113713537 gene encoding alcohol dehydrogenase 1 isoform X1, with translation MSNTAGQVIRCKAAVAWEAGKPLVVEEVEVAPPQRMEVRLRILVTSLCHTDVYFWEAKGQTPLFPRIFGHEAGGIVESVGEGVTDLQPGDHVLPIFTGECKDCRHCKSEESNMCDLLRINTDRGAMLHDGRTRFSKNGQPIYHFLGTSTFSEYTVVHVGSVAKINPQAPLDKVCVLSCGISTGLGATLNVAKPTKGSTVAIFGLGAVGLAAAEGARISGASRIIGVDLNANRFNDARKFGVTEFVNPKDYDKPVQQVIAEMTDGGVDRSVECTGNANAMISAFECVHDGWGVAVLVGVPNKDDAFKTHPVNLLNGRTLKGTFFGNYKPRSDIPGVVEKYMKKELELEKFITHEIPFSEINKAFDYMLRGESLRCIIRMEA, from the exons ATGTCTAACACTGCAGGTCAAGTTATTCGGTGCAAAG CTGCTGTGGCATGGGAGGCGGGAAAGCCGTTGGTGGTGGAAGAAGTTGAGGTGGCACCTCCCCAGAGAATGGAAGTTCGTTTGAGGATTCTAGTTACTTCCCTTTGCCATACTGATGTTTACTTCTGGGAAGCTAAG GGTCAAACACCACTCTTCCCTCGGATATTTGGTCATGAAGCAGGAGG AATTGTGGAGAGTGTAGGTGAAGGGGTGACGGATTTGCAGCCAGGAGACCATGTTCTTCCTATATTCACAGGAGAATGCAAGGATTGCCGCCATTGCAAGTCAGAGGAAAGCAATATGTGCGACCTTCTCAGGATAAATACCGATAGAGGTGCCATGTTACATGATGGCCGGACAAGGTTCTCCAAAAATGGGCAGCCAATATACCACTTCCTTGGGACTTCAACCTTCAGCGAGTATACTGTTGTCCACGTTGGTAGTGTTGCCAAGATCAACCCGCAAGCACCACTAGATAAAGTTTGCGTTCTTAGCTGTGGGATATCTACAG GACTTGGTGCAACTCTAAATGTTGCAAAACCAACAAAGGGATCAACAGTCGCCATTTTTGGACTTGGGGCTGTAGGCCTTGCT GCTGCTGAAGGAGCTCGCATTTCCGGGGCTTCAAGGATCATCGGTGTTGACCTGAATGCCAATAGATTCAATGACG CAAGGAAGTTCGGTGTCACCGAGTTTGTAAACCCAAAAGATTATGACAAGCCAGTTCAACAG GTGATCGCTGAAATGACTGATGGAGGAGTGGACAGAAGTGTTGAGTGCACTGGAAATGCCAATGCCATGATCTCTGCATTTGAATGTGTTCATGAT GGCTGGGGTGTAGCTGTGCTTGTTGGTGTGCCAAACAAGGATGATGCATTCAAAACACATCCTGTGAATCTGCTGAATGGGAGGACTCTCAAGGGCACCTTCTTCGGCAACTATAAGCCCCGTAGTGACATTCCAGGTGTTGTAGAAAAATACatgaaaaag GAGCTAGAGCTTGAGAAGTTCATCACCCACGAAATCCCTTTCTCAGAGATTAACAAGGCATTTGACTACATGCTACGAGGAGAAAGTCTCCGCTGCATCATCCGAATGGAAGCTTAG
- the LOC113713537 gene encoding alcohol dehydrogenase 1 isoform X2, which yields MFTSGKLRIVESVGEGVTDLQPGDHVLPIFTGECKDCRHCKSEESNMCDLLRINTDRGAMLHDGRTRFSKNGQPIYHFLGTSTFSEYTVVHVGSVAKINPQAPLDKVCVLSCGISTGLGATLNVAKPTKGSTVAIFGLGAVGLAAAEGARISGASRIIGVDLNANRFNDARKFGVTEFVNPKDYDKPVQQVIAEMTDGGVDRSVECTGNANAMISAFECVHDGWGVAVLVGVPNKDDAFKTHPVNLLNGRTLKGTFFGNYKPRSDIPGVVEKYMKKELELEKFITHEIPFSEINKAFDYMLRGESLRCIIRMEA from the exons ATGTTTACTTCTGGGAAGCTAAG AATTGTGGAGAGTGTAGGTGAAGGGGTGACGGATTTGCAGCCAGGAGACCATGTTCTTCCTATATTCACAGGAGAATGCAAGGATTGCCGCCATTGCAAGTCAGAGGAAAGCAATATGTGCGACCTTCTCAGGATAAATACCGATAGAGGTGCCATGTTACATGATGGCCGGACAAGGTTCTCCAAAAATGGGCAGCCAATATACCACTTCCTTGGGACTTCAACCTTCAGCGAGTATACTGTTGTCCACGTTGGTAGTGTTGCCAAGATCAACCCGCAAGCACCACTAGATAAAGTTTGCGTTCTTAGCTGTGGGATATCTACAG GACTTGGTGCAACTCTAAATGTTGCAAAACCAACAAAGGGATCAACAGTCGCCATTTTTGGACTTGGGGCTGTAGGCCTTGCT GCTGCTGAAGGAGCTCGCATTTCCGGGGCTTCAAGGATCATCGGTGTTGACCTGAATGCCAATAGATTCAATGACG CAAGGAAGTTCGGTGTCACCGAGTTTGTAAACCCAAAAGATTATGACAAGCCAGTTCAACAG GTGATCGCTGAAATGACTGATGGAGGAGTGGACAGAAGTGTTGAGTGCACTGGAAATGCCAATGCCATGATCTCTGCATTTGAATGTGTTCATGAT GGCTGGGGTGTAGCTGTGCTTGTTGGTGTGCCAAACAAGGATGATGCATTCAAAACACATCCTGTGAATCTGCTGAATGGGAGGACTCTCAAGGGCACCTTCTTCGGCAACTATAAGCCCCGTAGTGACATTCCAGGTGTTGTAGAAAAATACatgaaaaag GAGCTAGAGCTTGAGAAGTTCATCACCCACGAAATCCCTTTCTCAGAGATTAACAAGGCATTTGACTACATGCTACGAGGAGAAAGTCTCCGCTGCATCATCCGAATGGAAGCTTAG
- the LOC113715096 gene encoding maltose excess protein 1-like, chloroplastic: protein MAGSVVPVSKVPSRNYGCINYCISEYCTYRLQPLQFQRKYLQQSLHGKLNFTKRLLNGPLICCDKLRPVAALESNAPDPIQQGSENLRGGKNFKEWNSLSAKFAGASNIPFLLLQLPQIILNARNLLAGNKTALFAVPWLGMFTGLLGNLSLLSYFIKKRETEVVVVQTLGVVSIYIVITQLAMAGAMPLPHYIVTSTVVFCGLILNFMNYFYLLNPGIWRLWEDFITIAGLSALPQVMWSTFLPYVPNTILPGLLAFVIAVMTVLMARMGKLSDRGIKFVGSISGWTATLLFMWMPVAQAWTNLRNPENIRGLSSVSMLLAMVGNGLMIPRALFIRDLMWFTGSSWASVFYGWGNLLCLYYFQCISREFFGAATIGLVAWIGMALWKDTQVYGYTSPLTSLKELVFGH from the exons ATGGCTGGCTCAGTAGTGCCTGTGAGTAAGGTGCCATCACGTAATTATGGATGTATCAACTATTGCATCTCTGAGTACTGCACCTATCGGTTACAGCCTCTTCAGTTTCAGCGCAAATATCTGCAACAATCATTACATGGCAAACTTAATTTTACAAAACGACTCTTGAATGGCCCATTAATCTGCTGTGACAAGCTTAGGCCAGTAGCAGCACTTGAGTCAAATGCTCCTGACCCCATTCAACAG GGATCTGAGAATCTGAGGGGAGGCAAGAACTTTAAAGAATGGAATTCATTAAGTGCAAAGTTTGCTGGAGCTTCAAATATACCATTTTTGTTGTTGCAACTGCCTCAGATTATCCTCAATGCCCGTAACCTCTTAGCGGGGAATAAGACAGCATTATTTGCCGTCCCATGGCTG GGGATGTTCACTGGGTTACTTGGGAATTTATCTTTGCTATCATACTTCATAAAGAAAAGGGAGACTGAAGTTGTAGTAGTGCAAACTTTAGGAGTTGTATCCATATATATTGTTATTACGCAGCTTGCTATGGCAGGAGCTATGCCTCTTCCTCACTACATTGTCACTTCAACGGTGGTTTTTTGTGGcttgattttgaattttatgaATTACTTTTACTTGCTTAATCCTGGGATCTGGCGTTTATGGGAAGATTTTATTACGATTGCAGGACTATCTGCACTTCCACAG GTCATGTGGTCAACATTTCTTCCATATGTACCAAATACTATTCTGCCGGGTCTCTTAGCTTTTGTCATTGCTGTGATGACTGTTCTCATG GCTAGGATGGGCAAACTCTCAGATAGAGGCATCAAATTTGTTGGGTCGATATCTGGGTGGACAGCTACACTTCTTTTTATGTGGATGCCTGTTGCACAAGCG TGGACAAATCTCCGGAATCCTGAAAATATCAGAGGGTTATCATCTGTCTCAATGTTGCTTGCTATGGTTGGCAATGGACTTATGATCCCCCGTGCGCTCTTTATTCGAGATCTAATGTG GTTCACTGGTTCAAGTTGGGCAAGCGTCTTCTATGGTTGGGGGAACCTTCTATGCCTCTACTA tTTTCAGTGTATCAGCCGCGAGTTCTTCGGGGCGGCAACAATCGGCCTTGTGGCTTGGATAG GGATGGCACTCTGGAAGGACACACAAGTTTATGGATACACTTCCCCCTTGACATCCTTGAAGGAGTTGGTTTTTGGTCATTGA
- the LOC113713815 gene encoding protein TRACHEARY ELEMENT DIFFERENTIATION-RELATED 7A: MASVNNYNFPHFPPPPTPFVSPPTPARPIRPSPPPPVIPPTPASPIRSPPPPVIPPPAPKPTSPPPPHVTPPPPPHRTPPPKPHPITPPPPHILPPPPPSPPDHHSTVIIIVFVSFGCLLFLACSLLALWCFLKKRKKKAVEETKIVNMDEHLKVQEAIVQGPHGQKTVVLSVEDDVHVNEVDYKKSKSLSDEQSMHAKSGEIAPSSLEEGRSSSSPGHHHSKQNPS; the protein is encoded by the coding sequence ATGGCCTCCGTCAACAACTACAACTTCCCTCATTTTCCTCCCCCACCAACACCTTTTGTTAGTCCACCAACTCCTGCCCGTCCGATTAGgccctctcctcctcctcctgttATTCCACCAACCCCTGCCAGTCCGATTAGGTCCCCTCCTCCTCCTGTCATTCCACCACCTGCTCCCAAACCGACTAGCCCACCGCCTCCTCATGTCACCCCACCACCACCTCCCCACCGTACTCCACCACCTAAACCACACCCTATCACTCCGCCACCTCCTCATATCCTCCCACCACCGCCTCCATCGCCACCAGACCATCATTCAACAGTCATAATCATTGTGTTCGTGTCATTCGGCTGTCTTCTGTTCCTTGCTTGCTCCTTGTTAGCCCTCTGGTGCTtcttgaagaagagaaaaaagaaggcTGTGGAAGAGACAAAGATTGTCAACATGGATGAACACTTGAAGGTCCAGGAAGCAATAGTCCAAGGACCTCATGGACAAAAAACAGTAGTCCTTTCCGTTGAGGATGATGTGCATGTCAACGAAGTAGATTACAAAAAGAGTAAGAGTTTATCTGATGAGCAAAGCATGCATGCAAAATCAGGAGAGATTGCTCCTAGCAGCCTTGAAGAAGGGAGATCTTCCTCTAGTCCTGGCCATCACCATTCTAAGCAAAATCCCAGCTGA
- the LOC113713543 gene encoding protein trichome berefringence-like 7, whose amino-acid sequence MVSHFSVCWRLRPAFFDFLSFGKLKAKGMFKSWFFQSFNGIIVVGSLLFFVAAISSGYFFMFPTFQPEMNNPDNRTSPELVIDMNSTSTELDVDIDSALPDLDRECNVFDGSWVADDSFPSYNASNCPFAERGFNCLANGRRDKGYLKWRWQPKNCNIPRFDVEETLEFLRDKRVVFVGDSLSRTQWESMVCMLMTGVNDKRSVYEINGSKITKQIRHLAVRFGSFNFTVEFYRSIFLVQPHQAPKRAPKRVKVALQLDRLDDISKEWVDSDILIFNSGHWWTPGKLFDMGWYFQIGGKMKLGMPISGAFKTALATWKSWVESRINTRKTRVFFRTFESTHWSASRQHCKVTEQPMSKVNGRDKHPFSDAIIDAAKNTSIPVTVLHVTPMGAFRSDAHVGTWSDNPSVPDCSHWCLPGVPDVWNELLFSFLLSDQGPQ is encoded by the exons ATGGTCAGTCATTTTAGTGTTTGTTGGCGATTGAGGCCTGCCTTTTTTGATTTTCTGAGTTTTGGAAAGTTGAAAGCTAAGGGGATGTTTAAGAGCTGGTTTTTTCAGTCATTTAATGGGATTATTGTGGTTGGATCATTGCTGTTCTTTGTTGCAGCTATAAGTTCTGGTTATTTTTTCATGTTTCCAACTTTTCAACCAGAGATGAATAATCCTGACAACAGAACATCACCTGAGTTAGTGATTGATATGAATAGCACATCAACTGAGTTAGATGTTGATATTGATAGTGCATTACCTGATTTGGATAGAGAATGCAATGTGTTTGATGGAAGTTGGGTGGCTGATGATAGTTTTCCTTCGTATAATGCATCAAATTGTCCTTTTGCTGAACGTGGATTTAATTGTTTAGCTAATGGTCGGCGAGATAAAGGGTACCTTAAGTGGAGGTGGCAACCAAAGAATTGTAATATTCCGAGGTTTGATGTGGAAGAGACGTTGGAATTTCTTCGTGATAAAAGGGTTGTCTTTGTTGGAGATTCATTGAGTAGGACTCAATGGGAATCTATGGTGTGTATGCTTATGACTGGGGTCAATGATAAGAGGAGCGTGTATGAAATCAATGGAAGCAAGATTACTAAACAGATTAGGCATTTAGCGGTTCGTTTCGGCTCTTTCAATTTCACAGTGGAATTTTACCGGTCAATTTTCCTAGTGCAGCCACACCAGGCGCCAAAGCGAGCTCCAAAGAGGGTTAAAGTAGCACTTCAGCTTGATAGGTTGGATGATATCAGTAAAGAATGGGTTGATTCTGATATCCTTATCTTCAATTCAGGGCATTGGTGGACACCTGGAAAGCTCTTTGACAT GGGCTGGTACTTTCAAATTGGTGGAAAGATGAAGCTTGGGATGCCAATTTCTGGTGCTTTTAAAACAGCATTGGCCACTTGGAAATCTTGGGTCGAGAGTAGGATCAATACCAGAAAAACTCGTGTATTTTTCCGGACATTCGAATCCACCCACTGGAG tGCATCCCGACAGCATTGCAAAGTAACAGAGCAGCCCATGTCAAAAGTTAACGGCAGGGACAAGCACCCGTTTTCTGATGCCATAATTGACGCTGCTAAGAATACATCAATACCTGTCACAGTGTTGCATGTAACTCCCATGGGGGCATTCAGAAGTGATGCACATGTGGGGACTTGGAGTGACAACCCATCAGTACCTGATTGTAGCCACTGGTGCTTACCTGGAGTACCTGATGTTTGGAACGAACTGCTCTTCTCATTTCTGCTCTCAGATCAAGGCCCTCAATGA
- the LOC113714216 gene encoding WAT1-related protein At1g43650-like — translation MALRYSLAAMEKHKPYVVMLIIQFIYTGMALFSKAAIAEGMKPPVFVAYRQALATLALAPFAFFFESKGSHRLTLNVLCKIFFVSLCGVTLSLNLYFVGMDYTSATFATAMTNNIPVMVFVMAVLLRIESLSITQWHGMAKVSGAVLGLSGAMVVTFYKGPALYSQHGKEISDHSSGTSTREEWIKGSLLLLGSNLTWAIWLVMQAPILKQYPAKLRLTTLQCCFSCVISTVYGAAVERNISSWKLGWDLNLLSVAYCGIVVTGLSYWLQVWVVDKKGPVFTAIFSPLALILTAISSAMIFKETLHCGSAVGAVLVVAGLYSFLWGKNKETKIHADEEKSNQTKEEVALECITPTSTGNEVGGMQTDAFQDKRAFS, via the exons ATGGCCTTGCGATATTCCCTAGCAGCTATGGAAAAGCACAAGCCTTACGTAGTAATGCTGATTATTCAATTCATCTACACTGGCATGGCCCTATTCTCTAAAGCAGCAATAGCTGAAGGCATGAAACCTCCTGTATTTGTTGCTTATAGACAAGCATTAGCCACACTTGCCTTGGCTCCCTtcgcatttttctttgaaag CAAAGGCTCTCATCGACTAACACTCAATGTACTCTGCAAGATCTTTTTTGTGTCATTATGCGG GGTAACGTTAAGTTTAAATCTTTACTTCGTTGGAATGGATTACACTTCAGCAACTTTTGCTACGGCCATGACAAATAATATACCAGTCATGGTTTTCGTCATGGCTGTCTTATTAAG GATTGAAAGCCTGAGTATAACTCAGTGGCATGGGATGGCCAAAGTGTCGGGCGCAGTTTTGGGTCTTTCAGGGGCTATGGTGGTGACTTTCTACAAAGGTCCTGCTTTGTATTCACAACATGGCAAGGAAATCTCAGACCATTCTTCAGGAACTTCTACTAGAGAAGAATGGATAAAAGGGTCTCTTCTCCTGCTCGGATCAAACTTAACATGGGCTATCTGGCTTGTCATGCAG GCTCCAATTCTCAAGCAGTATCCAGCAAAACTTCGGCTCACGACGTTGCAGTGCTGTTTCAGCTGCGTGATTTCAACAGTTTATGGTGCAGCTGTGGAGAGGAACATATCCTCCTGGAAACTTGGATGGGATCTTAATCTTTTATCAGTGGCCTATTGC GGCATTGTTGTCACCGGGCTGTCGTACTGGTTGCAAGTGTGGGTGGTGGACAAGAAAGGGCCCGTATTTACTGCCATTTTCAGCCCGTTAGCACTAATTTTAACAGCAATCTCTTCGGCTATGATTTTTAAAGAGACGCTTCATTGCGGCAG TGCTGTGGGGGCTGTTCTAGTAGTGGCTGGCCTATATAGCTTTTTGTGGGGCAAGAATAAAGAGACCAAAATCCATGCAGATGAAGAAAAATCAAATCAGACTAAAGAAGAGGTTGCATTGGAGTGCATTACACCCACATCAACCGGTAATGAGGTTGGAGGAATGCAAACAGATGCGTTTCAAGACAAAAGGGCTTTCAGCTGA
- the LOC113713755 gene encoding pentatricopeptide repeat-containing protein At3g09040, mitochondrial, whose product MRYTTRFKLPQLRRSSSSLHNHRNFSANPLRNLPQTQSSEPILLQSQEIYKLIVEKCLRECKKIQSRRLFDEMPQKLIFSLKAGKTIHSYSLKLGFASKGSLGGAIVDLYSKCGDMEFAEKAFFLLEKKDNLAWNSILSLYSRKGLLKNVVERFSSMRKSGEAPPNQFTYAIVLSVCARLMHVDLGKQVHCSIVKTGYEFDSFCGGALVDMFSKTGNLDDARRIFDDLIEPDTVSWTAMISGYVHAGFPEEALELFEEMRSSGQVPDQVAFGTVINACVRLGRLDDAWRLFSDMPNKNVVTWNVMISGHCKVGYEMDAVKFFLDMIKAGIKPTRSTLGSVLSAIAGVASLELGVQVHAKAMKQGLDANVYVGSSLINMYAKCKRMEAAKQVFNGVSEKNDVIWNALLGGYAQNGHACEVVELFTSMTIAGFQHDEFTYTSILSACSSLENVEMGCQLHSALIKRKYALNLFVGNALVDMYAKCGALKDARKQFELMTTRDNVSWNAIIVGYVQEEEEGEAFDMFHAMKLGGIAPDEVSLASILSACANVQALDKGKQVHCLLIKYGLETSLYTGSSLIDMYSKCGVIGAATEVFSCMPERSVVSTNALIAGYALSNIDCAGSIFKYMLAEGLKPSEVTFASLLDACSDPSKMCLGKQIHCFILKLGISINDEFLAISLLQMYLNSQIETEAIVLFSELPVPKSTVLWTALISGLPQNSYSDEALKFYQEMRLCNAMPDQATFASVLKACSVLASLQNGRKIHSLVVQTGLNEDELTGSALLDMYAKCGDVRSSECIFDEMVTRNDVITWNSMIVGFAKNGYAKNAFKVFEQMKQTNVKPDEVTFLGILTACSHAGMVSEGQRIFHDMVAVYGVQPRLDHYACMIDIFGRWGFLMEAEDFIEKLSFEPDSMIWAPFLSACRLHGDDTRGKHAAEKLIELEPQNSSPYVLLSNIYAALSNWDEVNSLRRDMNEKGVRKSPGCSWITVGEETNYFIAGDKLHRSAGKIYAILTDLMEVMGDESCFSEIQFFMVEG is encoded by the coding sequence ATGCGTTACACAACCCGTTTCAAGCTACCGCAGCTCCGAAGAAGCTCTTCATCCCTCCATAACCACCGCAATTTCTCAGCAAACCCGCTAAGGAATTTGCCCCAGACTCAATCCTCTGAACCCATATTACTTCAAAGTCAAGAAATTTATAAGCTAATAGTGGAGAAATGCTTACGAGAGTGCAAGAAAATCCAATCCCGCCGACTGTTCGACGAAATGCCTCAGAAACTGATTTTTTCTTTGAAAGCGGGGAAAACAATCCATTCTTACAGCTTGAAGCTTGGGTTCGCATCAAAAGGTTCACTTGGAGGTGCCATTGTGGATTTGTACTCCAAATGTGGAGATATGGAGTTTGCAGAAAAGGCTTTCTTTCTGCTAGAGAAGAAGGATAATTTGGCTTGGAATTCGATATTATCATTGTATTCGAGAAAGGGGTTGCTGAAAAATGTAGTGGAACGATTTTCCTCGATGCGGAAGTCGGGGGAAGCACCACCCAATCAGTTTACTTATGCTATCGTCTTGTCTGTTTGTGCTAGGTTGATGCATGTTGACTTGGGTAAGCAAGTGCATTGTAGCATTGTAAAAACTGGGTATGAGTTTGATTCATTTTGTGGGGGTGCTCTAGTTGATATGTTTTCAAAAACTGGGAATCTGGATGATGCTAGAAGGATATTTGATGACTTGATTGAACCTGATACGGTCTCTTGGACAGCGATGATATCAGGGTATGTGCATGCTGGTTTTCCTGAGGAGGCGCTAGAATTGTTTGAGGAGATGCGGAGCTCAGGCCAGGTGCCAGACCAGGTTGCATTTGGGACTGTCATAAATGCTTGTGTTAGGCTTGGAAGGCTTGATGATGCTTGGCGCTTGTTTTCAGACATGCCTAATAAAAATGTAGTCACGTGGAATGTGATGATTTCTGGACATTGCAAGGTTGGTTATGAGATGGACGCTGTGAAATTCTTTCTGGATATGATAAAAGCTGGCATTAAACCGACACGATCCACACTGGGAAGTGTATTAAGTGCCATTGCAGGTGTGGCGAGCCTTGAGCTTGGTGTCCAGGTTCATGCTAAGGCGATGAAGCAGGGGTTGGATGCGAATGTTTATGTGGGTAGTTCCTTGATTAACATGTATGCAAAGTGTAAGCGAATGGAAGCTGCAAAGCAAGTATTTAATGGAgtaagtgagaaaaatgatgtAATATGGAATGCATTGCTTGGAGGGTATGCACAAAATGGGCATGCTTGTGAAGTTGTTGAGTTATTTACGAGTATGACAATTGCTGGTTTCCAACATGATGAATTTACATACACTAGTATCCTAAGTGCATGTTCTTCTTTAGAAAATGTGGAGATGGGATGCCAATTACATTCTGCTctaatcaagagaaaatatgcTTTGAATTTATTTGTGGGAAATGCACTGGTGGACATGTACGCAAAATGTGGGGCTTTAAAGGATGCAAGGAAACAATTTGAGCTCATGACAACACGAGATAATGTTTCCTGGAATGCAATTATTGTGGGATATGTCCAGGAAGAGGAAGAAGGAGAGGCTTTTGACATGTTTCATGCAATGAAATTGGGAGGGATTGCACCTGATGAAGTGTCTTTAGCTAGCATACTTAGTGCTTGTGCTAACGTACAAGCTCTTGATAAAGGAAAACAAGTGCACTGTTTGTTGATCAAATATGGTCTGGAAACAAGCCTTTATACTGGAAGCTCACTTATTGACATGTACTCGAAGTGTGGGGTTATTGGGGCTGCAACAGAAGTATTCTCTTGCATGCCTGAAAGGAGTGTGGTCTCCACGAATGCTTTAATTGCTGGTTACGCCCTAAGTAACATAGACTGTGCAGGAAGTATATTCAAATATATGCTGGCTGAAGGTCTAAAACCATCCGAAGTTACCTTTGCCAGCCTTCTGGATGCATGCAGTGATCCGAGTAAAATGTGTCTTGGTAAGCAAATCCACTGTTTTATTCTAAAGTTGGGCATCTCAATAAATGATGAATTCTTGGCTATTTCTCTGTTACAAATGTATTTGAATTCTCAAATAGAAACAGAAGCTATTGTTCTTTTCAGTGAGTTACCAGTTCCAAAGAGCACAGTTTTGTGGACTGCCTTAATATCAGGACTTCCTCAGAATAGCTATAGTGATGAGGCCTTAAAGTTTTATCAGGAAATGCGGTTATGCAATGCTATGCCTGACCAAGCTACATTTGCCAGCGTTCTTAAAGCCTGTTCTGTATTAGCATCTTTGCAGAATGGTAGAAAGATCCATTCTCTAGTTGTTCAAACTGGACTTAATGAGGACGAATTGACAGGAAGTGCTCTTCTTGACATGTATGCCAAATGTGGGGATGTTAGAAGTTCAGagtgcatatttgatgaaatggTTACCAGGAATGACGTCATCACATGGAACTCGATGATAGTTGGATTTGCAAAAAATGGTTATGCTAAAAATGCCTTTAAAGTCTTTGAACAGATGAAGCAGACAAATGTAAAGCCTGATGAAGTTACATTCCTTGGTATCCTTACAGCATGTAGTCATGCTGGTATGGTATCTGAAGGCCAACGAATATTTCATGATATGGTTGCCGTATATGGGGTTCAACCAAGGTTGGACCACTATGCTTGCATGATTGACATTTTTGGACGTTGGGGCTTCCTCATGGAAGCTGAGGATTTCATTGAGAAACTAAGTTTTGAACCTGACTCAATGATTTGGGCACCGTTTCTTTCAGCCTGCAGATTACATGGGGATGATACGAGAGGGAAGCATGCAGCAGAGAAACTCATTGAGCTGGAGCCCCAAAATTCTTCTCCTTATGTTCTGCTATCGAATATATATGCTGCATTAAGTAACTGGGATGAGGTTAACTCTTTGAGGAGGGACATGAACGAAAAAGGTGTGAGAAAGTCCCCTGGATGCAGTTGGATAACAGTAGGTGAGGAGACAAATTACTTCATTGCAGGTGATAAACTTCATCGTAGTGCTGGTAAAATCTATGCAATTTTGACAGATTTGATGGAAGTAATGGGAGATGAGAGTTGTTTTTCTGAAATTCAGTTTTTTATGGTTGAAGGGTGA